Proteins encoded in a region of the Eretmochelys imbricata isolate rEreImb1 chromosome 10, rEreImb1.hap1, whole genome shotgun sequence genome:
- the MINAR1 gene encoding major intrinsically disordered Notch2-binding receptor 1, whose product METNQESSLFLVKILEELDTKQNTVSYQDLCKSLCARFDLSQLAKLRSVLFYTACLDPNFPATLFKDKMRCTVNNQQSKKIMVAADIVTIFNLIQMNGGVAKEKLPVARQKMRKKESVESCRSDTEICNVVDCVTNCELRDREFNRGYSGRRSSKCRKVDCKDCQQFVPTSEPNFLLGVNKEMKGRAASLDRLQALASYSIVNSPPCEMQSTYFPMNIENESISDQDSLPINAAIKETFISNDEPFVLQSCVQKRNIFKEDFHNLITISPNLMLPNKKTEDGPVEPQNRKEISKQGFFNHSFEMPYSSQYLNPVYSPIPDKRRVKHESLDDLQASTYFGPTTILGPQDTKRWAGKPIKQTAWPAKSWSLNTEEVPDFERSFFSRKQAEEKQRYQSSNNQSPSFPAADRHQTYLNPKDQTPIMQANYAVKQNGHKPKEIPSIVDMEKHEPIKKFRDKSINCTSVQLLSIDKTTSVGTQTEQQGLEHKKCKELCAPSQTKYGERHSLKQSDDDSEIVSDDISDIFRFLDDMSICGSTGVMQSSCYNSTGSLSQVRKSDCESSPEHNLTKITNGNSSNKLDKVVRADINNTDDELKTSVCKLVLRIGEIEKKLESLSGVREEISQVLGKLNKLDEKIQQPEKVNVQIDLNSLTSEVQSDESTSPRVFQCHNASHGGKLENNPDWCCSDVSGSNSESLRVKALKKSLFTRRSSRSLTEENSATESKIASISNSPRDWRAITYTNQVGMTEEEMKDRGGVENKDWHRKSKEADRQYEIPQPHRLSKQPKDAFLIEQVFSPHPYPASLKSHMKSNPLYTDMRLTELAEVKRAQPSWTIEEYTRNSGDKGKLAALDLQTQESLNPNNLEYWMEDIYTPGYDSLLKRKEAEFRRAKVCKIAALIAAAACTVILVIVVPICTMKS is encoded by the exons ATGGAGACCAACCAGGAATCCTCGCTCTTCCTGGTGAAGATTCTGGAAGAGCTGGATACCAAGCAAAACACCGTTTCTTATCAGGATCTCTGCAAATCACTGTGTGCAAGGTTTGATTTGTCCCAGCTAGCCAAGCTCAGAAGTGTGCTCTTTTACACAGCTTGCCTGGATCCTAATTTCCCAGCGACTTTGTTCAAAGACAAAATGAGATGCACTGTAAACAATCAGCAATCAAAGAAAATCATGGTTGCAGCAGATATAGTAACAATATTCAACCTCATACAAATGAATGGGGGAGTGGCTAAGGAAAAACTCCCTGTTGCACGACAAAAAATGAGGAAGAAAGAATCAGTTGAGTCCTGCAGGTCTGACACAGAAATATGCAACGTGGTGGATTGTGTGACTAATTGCGAGCTGAGAGACAGAGAGTTTAACAGGGGCTACTCAGGTAGAAGGTCTTCCAAATGCAGGAAGGTGGATTGTAAAGATTGTCAACAATTTGTACCTACTTCAGAACCTAACTTTTTGCTTGGTGTTAATAAGGAAATGAAAGGCCGAGCTGCCTCGCTTGATAGGCTGCAGGCACTAGCATCCTATTCCATTGTTAACTCTCCGCCCTGTGAAATGCAGAGCACATACTTCCCAATGAACATTGAGAACGAGTCAATCTCTGACCAGGACTCATTGCCTATCAATGCAGCTATAAAAGAGACTTTTATTTCAAATGATGAGCCATTTGTGTTGCAATCATGTGTACAGAAAAGGAACATATTCAAGGAGGATTTTCATAATCTTATCACAATATCTCCCAATTTAATGCTGCCCAATAAAAAAACAGAAGATGGACCTGTAGAGCCTCAGAACAGGAAAGAAATCTCCAAACAGGGTTTCTTCAACCACAGTTTTGAAATGCCGTACAGCAGCCAGTACTTGAACCCAGTTTATTCTCCAATACCAGACAAAAGACGAGTAAAACACGAAAGCTTAGATGATCTCCAAGCTTCTACATACTTTGGCCCAACCACTATACTTGGACCCCAAGATACAAAAAGATGGGCAGGAAAACCGATTAAACAAACTGCATGGCCAGCAAAAAGCTGGAGCTTAAACACAGAGGAGGTACCTGATTTTGAAAGATCCTTTTTCAGTAGGAAGCAAGCTGAAGAGAAGCAGCGATATCAGAGTTCAAACAACCAGTCACCAAGTTTTCCTGCAGCAGACAGGCACCAAACCTATCTCAATCCCAAGGATCAAACACCGATAATGCAGGCTAACTATGCCGTGAAACAAAATGGACACAAACCCAAGGAAATTCCCTCCATCGTAGACATGGAGAAACACGAGCCAATCAAAAAGTTTAGGGATAAAAGCATTAACTGCACTTCTGTTCAGCTGCTAAGCATTGACAAAACCACCAGTGTTGGGACACAAACAGAGCAGCAAGGGTTGGAACACAAAAAATGCAAGGAGTTATGTGCTCCAAGCCAAACTAAGTATGGTGAGAGGCACTCTCTAAAGCAATCAGATGATGACTCTGAAATTGTGAGTGATGATATCAGTGACATTTTTCGGTTTCTGGACGATATGAGCATCTGTGGATCTACAGGAGTTATGCAATCCTCCTGTTACAACAGCACTGGGTCACTGTCTCAGGTACGTAAATCTGACTGTGAAAGCTCTCCTGAACACAATTTAACTAAAATAACCAATGGGAATTCTAGTAACAAGCTAGATAAAGTCGTCCGGGCAGATATCAACAATACAGATGATGAACTAAAAACTAGTGTCTGCAAGTTAGTTCTCAGGATTGGTGAAATAGAAAAGAAACTAGAATCTCTGTCAGGCGTCAGAGAAGAAATCTCCCAAGTCCTGGGAAAACTAAATAAGTTGGatgaaaaaattcagcagccagaGAAGGTCAATGTACAAATAGATCTTAATTCCCTGACGAGTGAGGTTCAGTCAGATGAGAGCACCTCTCCACGGGTATTTCAGTGTCATAATGCTTCTCACGGAGGCAAATTGGAGAATAACCCTGACTGGTGCTGTTCTGATGTCAGCGGAAGTAACAGCGAAAGTCTTCGGGTAAAAgccttaaaaaaaagtttatttaccAGGAGGTCCTCACGGTCACTGACTGAGGAGAACAGCGCCACTGAATCCAAAATAGCAAGTATTTCCAACTCTCCTCGAGACTGGAGAGCTATCACATATACCAACCAAGTTGGCATGACAGAAGAGGAGATGAAAGACAGAGGTGGAGTTGAAAATAAGGACTGGCACAGGAAATCCAAAGAG GCAGACAGGCAGTATGAAATCCCACAGCCACATAGACTCTCTAAACAACCAAAAGATGCTTTCTTGATTGAACAAGTCTTTAGTCCTCATCCCTACCCTGCATCACTCAAGTCACATATGAAAAGCAACCCACTCTACACAGACATGAGGTTGACAGAACTGGCTGAAGTTAAACGTGCCCAGCCATCATGGACCATAGAAGAATATACCAGGAATTCAGGAGATAAAGGCAAGCTTGCAGCTTTGGATCTACAA